In Flavobacterium piscisymbiosum, the sequence ATTGTAGTGACAGCATCTGTAAATCACGTTGCTTTCAACAGAGCTATTCCGCTTGGAGCCGTAGTTACAATAGAAGCAAAGGTTTCCAGATCTTTTAAAAGTTCTATGGAAGTTTTTATCGATGTTTGGGTAGAAGACCGTGAATCAGGAAGCAGAACCAAAGCCAACGAAGCCATTTATACTTTTGTAGCTGTTGATGATAGCGGAAGACCAGTTGAAGTTCCGCCAATTGCACCTGAAACCGAACTTGAAATACAACGTTTTGATGCTGCTTTACGTCGTAAACAATTGAGTTTACTATTGGCAGGAAAAATAAAACCTTCTGAAGCAACAGAATTAAAGGCTTTATTTTTATAGTGAAAATTGTGACAATTTGGAACAATTTGAGAGAATCAAACTTCAAAAAAAAGAACTAATTTTACAAAATACAAGCCTGATACAAATCTAAATCAGTAAGTTATCATTTCTGGTTTGTTTTTGAGAATGAATTATAAAAATTTACATGAAAGAAAAAGAAAAAAAAGAGATGAGTTCAGAGAAAGAAGCCAAATTAAAAGCGCTACAACTTACGCTTGACAAACTAGATAAAACGTACGGAAAAGGAACCGTAATGAAAATGGGCGATAAAGCCATTATAGAAGTTGAAACTATTTCTTCAGGTTCTCTTGGTGTTGATTTAGCTCTTGGAGTAAACGGTTATCCTAGAGGAAGAATTATAGAAATTTACGGTCCGGAATCTTCTGGAAAAACTACTTTAACATTACACGCAATTGCTGAAGCTCAAAAAGCGGGCGGAATTGCTGCTTTTATAGATGCTGAACATGCTTTTGATAGAAACTATGCTGAAAAATTAGGCGTTGATATCGAAAACTTAATCATTTCTCAACCAGATAACGGGGAGCAAGCATTAGAAATTGCTGAAAACTTAATTCGTTCAGGAGCAATTGATATTGTGGTAATTGACTCTGTTGCTGCATTGACTCCAAAAAGTGAAATCGAAGGTGAAATGGGAGATTCTAAAATGGGTCTTCATGCACGTTTGATGTCTCAGGCTTTGAGAAAATTAACAGGAACAATTAGCAAAACAAATTGTACTGTTTTCTTCATCAACCAGTTGAGAGAGAAAATTGGAGTTATGTTTGGTAATCCTGAAACTACAACGGGTGGTAACGCATTGAAATTCTACGCTTCAGTACGTATCGATATTCGTCGTTCTTCTCAAATAAAAGATGGTGAGAATGTTATTGGTAACAGAACCAAAGTTAAAATCGTGAAAAACAAAGTGGCTCCGCCTTTTAAAACTGCCGAATTCGACATTATGTACGGAGAAGGAGTTTCTAAAACCGGAGAAATTCTTGATTTAGCGGTTGAATTTGAAATCGTTAAAAAAGCAGGATCTTGGTTTAGCTACGGAGATACAAAATTAGGACAAGGTCGTGATGCTGTAAAAGCCTTAATAAAAGATAATCCTGAATTAGCAGATGAATTAGAAGCTAAAATCAAAGCACATATCAAAGAATTAGCAAGCGCTTAATTTCTTTAAAATACTTAGTATTTAATACTTTGCATCAACCGACAGGCTTTTAAAACCTGTCGGTTTTTTTTATTTCAAAAAAAAAAGTAAAAACCACGCAACCATTTTAAGATACCTTCATCTAATAACAAGATATAAGCTTTTAATTGGTATTAGGCCATAATACCCAATTCGAACTTTTTTCAGAATAAATTTGGTTGTTTGCTCGATAAAAATCCGTTAGTTTTAAATACTAGCGGGTTTTTTATTAAAAATTTATTTCAGATTCTTTTATTTCTCACGCAACCTTTTTCATTCTTTAATCTCTATGTAATTGTGACGTTAACTTGAGTTTAAAGCAAACTCTTTATTATCAATCCTTAATATTTTTAACCATGAAAGAGAAAATAGAAGTGTTGTACAGTAAAAACCGTAGAAAAACCAAATTGAAATTTAAAAAAGTATTGCGTTTTATTTCTGAAAAAATAATTCATCGATAGTCTTTTTGATATAAAATGGGGATTTTAATTCAAAAGAAAACCCGGCAACTTTTGGTTGTCGGGTTTTTATTTAAATCTTTTCTCTTTTCTCTTTTCTCTTTACTCTTTATTCTTTATTCTTTATTCTTTACTCTTTACTCTTTACTCTTTTCTTTCTTAAACTGAAGTAAACCTTTGTAAATCATCTGTCTCACTTCATCACGAAGCGTTTTTCGGTTTTCGCTTGTCAATCCTTTTGTTTCTACGAAAGGTAAAATTTTCACTCGCATTTTGCCAGGGCTTCCGCTTAAAAAAGTATAAGAGAATCGTTCTTTATTATCAGCAAAAACAATAGGAACAATCGGAATTTGATGTTCTATTGCCAAACGAAAAGCGCCATCTTTAAACTCATCCAGCAAAATAGATTCATCATCCGGAACTCCGCCTTCGGGGAAAATACAAATACTTAGACCTTGGCTTAATCTGTCCTGAGCTCTTTTGAAAACTTCATTTTTACTTTTCGATGAATTTCTATCGACCAAAATACAAGTTCTTTTATAGAAAAAACCAAACAACGGAATCTTCGAAAGTTCTTTTTTTCCAACAAATACAAAAGGATTTCGAATCACAGCCAGCGTAAGCATAATATCTGTCATTGAAGTATGATTTGCTACGATCATATAGCTGGTATTTTTAATAAGTTTCTGTTCGCGTTCTACTTTATAATAAAAACCCATCCCAAAAAGGATAAATTTAGCCCAAATGCGGGCCATTCTAAAGAAATAGGGATATCCGCTTTCAGATATAATAGAAATAAGCAAAAACGGCAGCATAATCAATATCGGAATGGCCATTAAAATATAAAACCAAATGCGCCACAAAACCCAAAAAACAATTTTAATTCCTTTCATAGTTTCAAATGTAATAAAACAGAAATGAATTTTGCAAAAAGAATTTCTGGCGTTGATAATTTCCTAATGTTTTTTTACCGCAAAGGGTACAAAGTTATTTCGCAAAGTTCTCAAAGTAAGATTTATTGAAGTTTTTTAAGTTCTCAAAGCTTTGTCTTTAAGTATCCATTTTTATAAAAAATTAAAACTCAAAAGTCTAAAAAATTTATATAATTGGTGAAAAAATTTTGTGCTATTTTCGGCCAAAGTTTGTATTAAAAAGAAGAAAATAATTATTAAATTTATCGTTTTTTAATTATGACAGAAAATGAAATATCGAGCATAATAATTGGACTTGCAATAGAAATTCATAAAAAACTTGGGCCAGGTTTACTAGAAAATGCTTATCAGGAATGCCTTCATTATAAGATTAAACAACGTGGACTTCTTGTAGAAAAAGAAAAAGCAATGCCATTAATTTTTGAAGAAGTAAAACTAGACTGCGGTTATCGTATTGATCTACTTGTTGAAAATAAATTGATAATCGAAATTAAAAGCGTAGAATTACTCACCGTAAATCACTTAGCACAAACTCTAACCTACTTAAAACTTGGAAATTATAAACTAGGTTTACTTATAAACTTTAACGAAACTCTACTAAAAAACGGAATTAGAAGAGTGGTCAATAATCTATAAAATAAAGCTCCGGGAACTTTAAAAAACTTACTAGAAAAACTTAGTGAACTTTGCGAAAAAACTTTGCGTTCTCTGCGGTAAAAATTAAATGCTCTACCAAAAAACAGCAAAAGACTTTCTGTATTATGTAGTTAAAATATTTACAGCTAAAAAAATTGCACACTTTGCAGTAAAAAAACGAACTTTGCGTTTAGTAATAAGAAAAAACTAGAATGGCAAAAATACTTACTGGTGTTCAGAGTACTGGAACGCCACACTTAGGCAATTTATTGGGAGCAATTATTCCAGCAATCGAATTATCAAACGATCCTGCAAACGAATCTTTTTTGTTTATCGCTGATTTACATTCGATTACACAAATCAAAGATGGCAAAACTTTGCGAGAAAACACTTTTAGTGTAGCTGCGGCATGGCTTGCTTTTGGATTAGATATTGATCGTGTTACATTTTACAGACAATCTGATGTAACCCAAACCACTGAATTAACCTGGTATCTAAGTTGCTTTTTCCCATTTCAAAGACTGACTTTAGCGCATTCTTTCAAAGACAAAGCAGATCGTTTAGACGATGTAAACGCTGGTTTGTTCTCTTATCCAATGTTGATGGCAGCTGATATTTTGCTTTATGATGCCGAATTTGTACCGGTTGGAAAAGACCAGCTGCAACACTTAGAAATCACTCGTGACGTTGCTTCCCGTTTTAATCACCAAATGGGCGAAACTTTTGTAATTCCGGAAGCTAAAATTCAGGAAGACAGCAAATTGATTCCGGGAACAAACGGCGGAAAAATGAGTAAATCTGCTAATAATATTATCAATATTTTCCTTGACGATAAAACATTGCGCAAGCAGGTTATGAGCATAGAAACAGATAGTACTCCGCTCGAAGATCCTAAAAATCCTGATACTTGTAATGCATTTGCAATTTATTCATTACTAGCAACTGAAGCTCAAATTGCCGAAATGAGAGCGAATTATTTAGGCGGAAATTACGGTTACGGTCACGCCAAACAAGCTTTGTTTGAATTGATTACAGAAAAATTTAAAACCGAAAGAGAAAAATACAATTACTATATCAACAACCTTGACGAAGTTGATGCTTTACTGAAAAAAGGTGCTACGAAAGCTTCAATTATTGCTGATGGAGTTTTAGCAAAAGTGCGCGAAGTACTTGGTTTTAGTAAATAAAATATTCGAACCCGATAGATTTAAAACTGTCGGGTTTTTTATTTTAAAAACTCCTTTTCATACCTTAGTATCAATTAAAATTATCGAAATCAATAAGTAGAATATTGAGAAAATTATTTACAAAATATATGTTTCTTTTGCTAATATTCCTCTTTGCATTGGGGTTTTTATTAGCTTATT encodes:
- a CDS encoding acyl-CoA thioesterase, giving the protein MNPKHPSESLTVLTDLVLPSETNPLNNLFGGELLARMDRAASIAARRHSRRIVVTASVNHVAFNRAIPLGAVVTIEAKVSRSFKSSMEVFIDVWVEDRESGSRTKANEAIYTFVAVDDSGRPVEVPPIAPETELEIQRFDAALRRKQLSLLLAGKIKPSEATELKALFL
- the recA gene encoding recombinase RecA; translation: MSSEKEAKLKALQLTLDKLDKTYGKGTVMKMGDKAIIEVETISSGSLGVDLALGVNGYPRGRIIEIYGPESSGKTTLTLHAIAEAQKAGGIAAFIDAEHAFDRNYAEKLGVDIENLIISQPDNGEQALEIAENLIRSGAIDIVVIDSVAALTPKSEIEGEMGDSKMGLHARLMSQALRKLTGTISKTNCTVFFINQLREKIGVMFGNPETTTGGNALKFYASVRIDIRRSSQIKDGENVIGNRTKVKIVKNKVAPPFKTAEFDIMYGEGVSKTGEILDLAVEFEIVKKAGSWFSYGDTKLGQGRDAVKALIKDNPELADELEAKIKAHIKELASA
- a CDS encoding lysophospholipid acyltransferase family protein — translated: MKGIKIVFWVLWRIWFYILMAIPILIMLPFLLISIISESGYPYFFRMARIWAKFILFGMGFYYKVEREQKLIKNTSYMIVANHTSMTDIMLTLAVIRNPFVFVGKKELSKIPLFGFFYKRTCILVDRNSSKSKNEVFKRAQDRLSQGLSICIFPEGGVPDDESILLDEFKDGAFRLAIEHQIPIVPIVFADNKERFSYTFLSGSPGKMRVKILPFVETKGLTSENRKTLRDEVRQMIYKGLLQFKKEKSKE
- a CDS encoding GxxExxY protein, which codes for MTENEISSIIIGLAIEIHKKLGPGLLENAYQECLHYKIKQRGLLVEKEKAMPLIFEEVKLDCGYRIDLLVENKLIIEIKSVELLTVNHLAQTLTYLKLGNYKLGLLINFNETLLKNGIRRVVNNL
- the trpS gene encoding tryptophan--tRNA ligase produces the protein MAKILTGVQSTGTPHLGNLLGAIIPAIELSNDPANESFLFIADLHSITQIKDGKTLRENTFSVAAAWLAFGLDIDRVTFYRQSDVTQTTELTWYLSCFFPFQRLTLAHSFKDKADRLDDVNAGLFSYPMLMAADILLYDAEFVPVGKDQLQHLEITRDVASRFNHQMGETFVIPEAKIQEDSKLIPGTNGGKMSKSANNIINIFLDDKTLRKQVMSIETDSTPLEDPKNPDTCNAFAIYSLLATEAQIAEMRANYLGGNYGYGHAKQALFELITEKFKTEREKYNYYINNLDEVDALLKKGATKASIIADGVLAKVREVLGFSK